The genomic segment GTGTCTCTCCCTGATACGACTGAATATTAACTTCCATGTTCTCTTTTAAAAAGTTGAGCTGTTCCTGAATCTGGCTCTTGTCAAGATCCAGCTGTTCAAATGTATTCATATCCATAAACGTATACGTATCCCCGCTTGAATACAGATACTGCATTTTCCGGTTATCAATGTGGGCTGTATTTACTTTTTCGCCGCCTCGGAAAGTTTTTTCCTGAATCGCCCCTGTTCTCAGGTTTCTCAGCTTTGAACGAACAAAAGCCGCACCCTTCCCCGGCTTGACATGCTGGAATTCAATGACAGAGAGAATATCTCCATCCACTTCAATGGTTAACCCTGTTCGAAAATCATTTACTGAAATCATGGTTGTCCTCCTTTAACATACCGCACAAACCAAAACACTGATCCAATTTTACCACAGCACTAATTATTTGAATAGTTCTCTCTACCTGAATTTTCCTGTATCATGAAAGCGATTGAGTATCCGATAAACAGCCCGTAAAGAATGAACAGACACAGGGTTGTTGTGCATGTATTCCAGCCCAGCCGGTAGAAAACAGGCAGTCCTCTGAGCCATGGTTTCAGGACGATAAACACAAGTCCCCAAAGCAGTACACCCGTCCCGATACCTGCCCAAATTGATTTCAAACGACTTAGAGTGAATCGATAAATTAGGGCAAAGGGAACGGACAGAACGCTGATTCCCGCAACCGCAAGAAACTGCCCGCCTGTCCCGTTTCTCCAGGCACCGGGCGGGAATGGGGAAAATAATAAAGACGGACCTATCGAAGTAAAATTAAGAAGATAACAGATTAAAGCGACAAACCCCCATATCAGACCGCCAAAAAAACCGATCACAGCTGATCTTCCCAGTGATTTTCCCGCCTTTTTCATTGTACCATCTTTCTTTTTCTTTCGTACTTTTCTCGCCACAATGACACCCTCCGATGATCATTCTACACATTCAGTATACCCGAAATGCCCCATGAATTTTCTGAAGTCAGAATCCTGTTCAGAAAACGAATATGATGCGGAAAAGTTTTATCAAAAAATCGTTCAGTTTCCTAGAGGTTTTCAGGTTATTCGGGTAGAATATAAAGTAAGTAGATAACAAATAATGAAGTGCATTTGAAATGCAGATAAAGGCAGGGCAGATGAGTCATGTCAGAACATGTTCCGGTATATGGTGGTCAGGCAGTTATTGAGGGTGTCATGATGGGCGGAAAGTACACCACGGTAACTGCTGTTCGCAGAAAAGACCATTCAGTATCTTATTATGAGTGTCCGAAAGAAGACAATCCTTCTTTGAATACCCTAAAAAAAATACCAATTATTCGAGGTATCGTTGCCATCCTCGAAGCCAGTGGAATAGGAACAAAGCATCTTAACTTTGCATCTGAGGTTTACGATGCAGATCCGGCTGAGGATGGTATCCGTGCAGTTCAGAAGGATGAGAAAAAAAAGCGAAGCCTGAGTACTATTCTCGGACTTACTGCGATCGGTATTCTTACCTTTCTTTTTTCGAAATTCGTATTCACACTTGTTCCGGCCGTTGTTGCCAGTTTTTTCGAACCGCTGATCAGCAGTAATACGGGCCAGGTTCTTCTTGAAGGCTTATTTAAAATTATTCTGCTCATTGGCTATATTTACCTAGTTTATTCACAGAATTTCTCCAAAACGCTCAGATGCTTGATCTGATCACTTTTCTCGATTACACCCTGTGCATGAAAAAAGTGCACGCAAAAAGGATCCAAATCTGGTAAAATTAAGTCACCACAACACCAGAGAGGATCCTTTATGATGACTACTTTATCGCAAATCACGTTAGATTTCAATCGAAAAATCAAACTATCAAACGATGGTGGTGAACTTTCTTCAGATAGCGGTCAACTGCTTTTTAAGGAGTTTGACGAGAAAATCGGTTTCTCAAAGACGTTTGAACGCCATTTGATACTGAATGATTCGCGCAAGAGTCCGTTCTATTCCAACGCAAAACTCTTTCGCCAGAAGATCTATCAGCTGCTGGCCGGTTACTCCGAGGATGACTCAGCCGATGCATTGATTCATGATCCCGTGTTTACCCAGGTTGTTGAAACATCCAAACTGGCGTCACAACCGACGTTATCCCGCTTTTATTATCGTTTCGACCAGAATACTCTTGATCAGCTCGCAGTGGCCAATCAGAAATTACTGGACAAAGTTCATCGATATCGCAAGAGCCGGGCACTGATTATTGACCTGGATTCCACTCACGTCGATACGTACGGCAAGCAGGAATCCTCAGACTATAATGCACATTACGGTACCATCGGCTTCCATCCATTGGTGGCGTTCGACGGGGCGACGGGAGATTTTTTGAAGGCGAAACTGCGTCCCGGAAATCGCTATACTTCTCATGGGGTCGCGGACTTTGTTCGGCCGATTCTGGAACACTACAACGAGCACTTTCCGGAAACCACGCCGTTCCTTCGTGGCGACAGCGGTTTTGCCACGCCTGAGCTCTACGAGCTGTGCGAAGAAGAATCCGTCTACTACGCGATTCGCCTGAAGTCGAATGCCATACTCCAGCGGATGGCTGAGGAGCTTCATCCCAACGATGCGTCGACCGGGGAGACCCAGTGTTACTATGAAGAAATGGCGTACCAGGCGAAGTCTTGGGACAAGCCCAGAAAAGTAATCGTTCAATCGGTTCGCCCGGCTAGCGAACTCTTCTTCACGCATACCTTTATCGTGACCAATCTGGTTGAATGCTTCTCCCCGAAACAAGTCGTTCTGACTTATCAGAAACGAGGGACCATGGAAAACTACATCAAGGAAGCCAAATCCGGATTCAGTCTGGATCAACTGTCCAGTCACAAATTTGAAATTAACGAAGGCCGATTGATGCTCAGCCTGATCGCCTACAATTTAACGAACTGGATGCGTACACTGACGTTTCCAGAGGGGCAGAAGAACATGCAAATTGAAACCATTCGAACCCGGATCGTGAAAGTGGCCAGTAAGTTGGTGAGGTCGGGGCGCTCCCTTTATTTCAAGCTGTCCTCCAGCTTTGTCTATCAGGACTTCCTCTGGAAAGTACTCGGACGGATTCAAAAACTTCAAATCGAATAGTGAAAGGGCACTCAGTTTGGTAGCATCAAAACGTTTTCATCAGGCCAACGGGGAAAGTCCATCTCAAAACGGTCCATTGTTGAGCGAAAGTTCAGAAATTAATCTTTCGAGTACGTTTTACGCGAAAAAGTAGACAAAATTAGGCAACCTCGTCCCGATAAACAAAAATCTCAAGAAACGATGAATGGTGAATAAATCAGGATTTATTTTATTTCTATGACGCCCCTGATTAAACGGCTGTTTCAATACCATGGGGCGGAACATAAAGTAATTAATACGTTTGAAAGCGGCGATCCGCTGACGGTGGAAAACGTCATGAAGCATTCAAGGTTTCATTATCGCTGCGGTTCAAGTTTTATTCTGTTTACAGCTATTATCAGTATTTTTCTGTATCTCTTTTTCCCTGCCGATCCGCTGTGGCTCAGGCTTGTGTCCCGCATTCTGCTGATTCCTTTCGATCTTGGTCTGGCTTATGAAATCCTGAGATTTACCAATCGGGTGCGTCATATTCCCGTCCTGCGCTGGCTTGGCTATCCCGGACTCAGTGTCCAGCTGCTTACTACCAAAGAGCCGGATGCCGGACAGATTGAAATCGGCATTCGGGCATTTGAAAGGATGCGGGCATGCGAAACGGCCATTGAGAAAGAAAAAGGGTATGTCACGAATCAGGTTCTTTAAATCATTCAGGAGGTGAATGTCCGTGAAGACGTTCCTTTATTCCTTATTCTTTTCGCTGATCGTTGCCCTCGGACTTTTCGGTCTACTCTCCTCTGTCCTTGATAATCCGACCGCTTTGCTGGTCCAAATGGTGATCGTTGCGATCATTGTGACCGTTGGTCTGTACCTGTTCCGTCGTCTTGCCGGCAGTGCCGGAAAAACAGCAGATCAGGCTTATAAAAAAGCGGCCCGGCAATCCGTTAAGCGTCATAAACTCGCGACAGCCGGAAAAAAGAGTCGCAATCTGCAGCATCCATCAAGGCTGAAAGTCATTTCGACAGGATCACGCACATTCAGAGATTTTTCCAGGACATCGTTGCGAGAGGACAGACATTTGACCGTCATTGATGGGAAAAAGGCTAAAAAAAAGAAACGGGTCCTCTTCTGAGATGATCAGGAAGAAAAACTTGCCGGCTGACATAATCTTTGACGACTCCACAGGCTGAGTTTTTCTGCTTATACTTACTCAGGGATGAAAAAAGACAGTCATCTGACTGTCTTTTTTCTTATATCTTTGAACGGGCAGTTACCCCCCTCAGGGTCATGAGGGAAAACGAACAGGCCCGGGTAACGGACCGCAGCAGCCCGATAAGGTCAACGAACAATCAGTCGGGGTAGCCACCCACTGATTGAGGTTTCACTTTATTGATGGCTTCATAAAACTTGTCTGTTATTTTTCGCTCCAGGTGCTCACTTGACGCGGGCGATCCGTGAGCCCCTTGCCCGGTAACTTCACCTTACTGCACTGCGCAGTCTCACCTCGCTCGCTGATCACTCAGGAGTCTCGTACCTTCCGCTCAGCCCATAAAGGATATAAGCAACAGGCAACGTTAACATACCTTATTAATAGCACCATTTTTTCAAAAAACGTTTGGCTTCCTCTCTGCCTATCTGATACAGGCGTTCTCTCTCCTCCCTGGAAATTTGAAGATCTTTCGTCTTGACTTCCGTAATGGGTATAGTGATGATATTTGAACCCTGAAGTTTCTCAATGGTCTGTTCATCCCGTGCTTCGCGCATTGTTGTGAACATCCCGCGAAATAAATCAGCCGCATTTCTTATTTTTACGACGCTTTCATTATTCGGTATTTTATTTGTAACCTGCAACCCGAGAAACGGGCGAAGTGGAAGATTATTTTCCCTGTCAAAAAGCCACAACGGAAAATTACTTAACACGCCACCGTCGACCATTAAAGATTTCTGTCCACTGCCATAGGACAAAGGGACAGGCTTAAAGAAGAAGGGAAGGCCCGCACTCATGCGTACAGCCCGGGCTACTGAAAACTGGCCGGGATCGATACCATATTCTGCCAGGTCATCAGGAAAAACAACGATTTTCTTCTTTGAAACATCCGCAACAATGACTCTGAGGGCTTCATCCGAAAGATCTGAAAAGTGGATGACGCCCTTTTCCTTAAGAACATGCAACAGCCACTTTTCCAGATCATCACCATTAAAGAGCCCCAGGCTGAAGTACATGCGGAGCCATTTATAAAGTGGGAAGCGGATCAGACCAGGCGGATCAAGCAGTTGCCGGGTATTCATTTCCACCATTAACCGTTTCATTTCTTCCGACGTATAGCCTGCAGCGACCAGAGCCGCCACAATGGCACCTGCGCTGGTTCCTGCCGTTCGTTTAAAACGGTATCCGGATCTTTCCAGTACTTCAAGTGCTCCCGCGAATGCAAAGCCCCTGACTCCTCCCCCTGAAAAAACAATATCAATCCACACAGGTCCTTCCCCCCTTACTTCATTAAATGAGGGAAAATAAAAAAAAGACCGGAAGAATCTTCTCCCGGTTTATCGTCCCGCATTAACGGGAAGTAAAGTCCCCACCTCAGGGTCATGAGGATAAACGAACAGGCCCGGTTGGGGGATAACGGCCCGCAGCAGCCCTGGGTACAACGAACAATCAGTGGGAGATGAAGACCCCCACTGATTGAAGTTTCACTTAATGTCAATCATTAATCCTTTTGTTCATCTTTTTCTGACTATTCTTCTTCTTCGCTTCGTTCTTTGATTTCCAGAAGCTGTTCTACCCGTTTGGGATCTTCCTCGAAATACTGGACAACATCGCCTATTCTGTCAATGGAGTCCCAGCTGAGGTGATGCTCGATCCCTTCAACATCTTTATAAACATTTTCATCATGAACACCGATCAATTTCAGAAAATCTTCCAGGAGTTCATGACGATAGACAAGGCGCTTTCCCATCTTTTTCCCTTTTGGGGTTAAAATAAATCCTCTATATTTTTCATAGATCAGATATTGATCCTTATCCAGTTTCTGAACCATTTTCGTTACTGACGATGAATGTACATTCAGCGCTTCCGCTATGTCGGAAACGCGGGCATACCCTTTATCCTGAATCAGCCAGTAAATCCGTTCAATGTAGTCTTCCATACTTGGTGTAGGCGACATAACGTCTCCTCCTAATCAACGATCACTTAATCACTCATTCTATGTTACAATACTACAATGGAAAAAACAAGGATTAAAGCGCTTTCACTATGGCGGATTATCCATCTGCCGGCTATTGTCACCTGACTTTATCTGCCCCTTCTTTAAAAAAAGGTTCTGAATCGGTATAATATGTTGTGATAAGTCTTGGGGGGAAACAGGTATGGGCTGGATAATTCTGATTGTTATGATCGCTGCTTATTTTGGGTATGTATTTATCTCCCGGTATTTGCAGCGCAGATATCTCACAACTTTAAGTGAAGCCGATTTTCGTGCCGGCTACAGAAAAGCACAACTGATCGATGTGCGTGAACCGGATGAATTTAAAAAGGGACATATACTGGGCGCCAGAAATCTGCCGCTCACGCAGCTTAAGATCAGAAAAGCTGAGATTCGTCATGACATGCCGATTTATCTTTATGATGCAAACGGTGTAAGAAGTGCAAGAGCTGCCGCTGTACTGAAAAAGCTGGGATACAAGAATCTTTTTCAGCTGCAGGGTGGTTTTAAGAAATGGGATGGAAAAATCAAAAAATCATGATATTATTTCATCCATTTCACTGAAAAAAGGGTGCACGATTCTGATCAGAATCGTGCACCCTTTTTAATATTTCACATTGTCTTTAGACAGTCTCAGGCTGATAGCGCAGAACCGGGTGGCGTGCTGCCCGGGTTTCATCGAGTCGGGCAACAACCGTTTGATGCGGTGCCTCCTGCACACATTCTGGATCTTTCTCAGCTTCTTCACTGATTTTAATCATGTGGTCAGCAAAGGCATCCAGTGTTTCTTTAGATTCTGTTTCAGTCGGTTCAAACATCATAGCTTCATCAACAATCAGAGGAAAATAGATCGTTGGTGGATAATACCCGAAATCAAGCAGACGCTTTGCCATATCAAGTGTCCGAACGCCAAGCTTCTTTTGCCGGCTTCCGGAGAGTACAAATTCATGTTTGCAAAATTGTTTATAAGGCGTTTCAAAATATGGAGAAAGCCGCTTCATTAAGTAATTGGCGTTCAAAACAGCGTCCTTTGACACCTGGCGCAGACCTTCCGCACCCATCGTACGGATGTAGGCATAAGCCCGGACAAGAATGCCGAAATTACCATAATAAGCCTTGACCCGACCAATGGAGAGAGGACGGTCATAATCAAGCCCATAGCTTCCATCTGATTTTCTGATAATCAGTGGTTTGGGCAAAAACGGCACCAGCTCCTTTTTCACGCCGACAGGACCCGACCCCGGTCCGCCTCCGCCGTGCGGTCCGGTGAAGGTTTTATGCAGATTGAGGTGAACAACGTCATAGCCCATATCCCCCGGACGGGTGATTCCCATGATTGCATTCATATTGGCACCGTCGTAATACACTTTTCCTCCCGCTGCATGAACAATGCTGGCAATATCACGGATATGTGTTTCAAACAGGCCAAGGGTATTGGGATTCGTCAACATCAACGCGGCAGTTTGATCATCTGCCAGCCTTCTCAGATCATCCAGATCCACAAGGCCCTTTTCATTTGTCCTGACGGTGACAGGTTCAAACCCGGCGACAGATGCTGAGGCCGGATTTGTTCCATGCGCGGTGTCGGGAATAATAACTTTTGTTCGTTTAAAATCGTGATTGGCTTCGTGAAAGGCACGGATAATCATCAGTCCTGTCCACTCACCATGGGCCCCGGCAGCAGGTTGCAAAGTGATTGCATCCATACCGGTTATTTCTTCAAGATTCATCTGTAACCGATACAGTAGTTCCAGCGCACCCTGAACGGAACTCTCATCCTCGTAGGGATGGATTTTTGAAAACCCCTCAAGTCTGGCCACGACTTCATTTACTTTCGGATTATATTTCATTGTACAGGAACCCAGCGGGTAAAAACCATTATCCACACCGAAATTTCTTCTGGCCAGTGCCGTGTAATGCCGAACCAGCTGGAGTTCGGATACTTCCGGGAATTCCGGTTCTTTTGTACGCATGTAATCCTGATCAATCAGATGATCCAGCGGCTCTTCAGGCACATCCAGTTCAGCGAGGCTGTAAGCGGTGCGACCCGCTTTCGACTCTTCAAAAATAAGTGTCTGATTTTCTTCAGTCATGAATAATTCCCCCCAGAACATCAGCAAAATCATCAATCTCCTGCTTCGTCCGCATTTCTGTAACAGCAACAAGCATCCGGTTTTTCAGCTCTTCTGAATCACGGCCCAGATCATAGCCGCCGATGAACCCTTTTTTCAGCAGCAGAGGGTTCAGATCAGCTACCGGTTTCCCGCAATGAATCACAAATTCATTGAAGAAGGCCCCTTCTGTCATCACCTGAACTCCCGCCTGTTTCAATCTTTTAGCAGCATAATGCGCTTTTTGTACATTTTGTTCAGCCATTTTCCGGATCCCATGCTTACCCAGTGCGACCATGGCTACTGAAGAGGCAAGCGCGTTGAGTGCCTGGTTGGAACAAATATTTGATGTTGCCTTATCCCGGCGGATATGCTGCTCCCTTGCCTGAAGGGTGAGAACATAGCCGCGCTTTCCATTTTCATCTACCGTTTCCCCGACAAGTCTTCCGGGGATCTTACGAATGAGTTTTTTTGTTACGGCAAAATACCCGCAATGGGGTCCGCCGAAGGATGTGGGAATACCCAGGGGCTGGCAGTCTCCGACCACGATATCTGCATGGA from the Sporolactobacillus sp. Y61 genome contains:
- a CDS encoding IS1380 family transposase; translation: MTTLSQITLDFNRKIKLSNDGGELSSDSGQLLFKEFDEKIGFSKTFERHLILNDSRKSPFYSNAKLFRQKIYQLLAGYSEDDSADALIHDPVFTQVVETSKLASQPTLSRFYYRFDQNTLDQLAVANQKLLDKVHRYRKSRALIIDLDSTHVDTYGKQESSDYNAHYGTIGFHPLVAFDGATGDFLKAKLRPGNRYTSHGVADFVRPILEHYNEHFPETTPFLRGDSGFATPELYELCEEESVYYAIRLKSNAILQRMAEELHPNDASTGETQCYYEEMAYQAKSWDKPRKVIVQSVRPASELFFTHTFIVTNLVECFSPKQVVLTYQKRGTMENYIKEAKSGFSLDQLSSHKFEINEGRLMLSLIAYNLTNWMRTLTFPEGQKNMQIETIRTRIVKVASKLVRSGRSLYFKLSSSFVYQDFLWKVLGRIQKLQIE
- the mntR gene encoding transcriptional regulator MntR, whose translation is MSPTPSMEDYIERIYWLIQDKGYARVSDIAEALNVHSSSVTKMVQKLDKDQYLIYEKYRGFILTPKGKKMGKRLVYRHELLEDFLKLIGVHDENVYKDVEGIEHHLSWDSIDRIGDVVQYFEEDPKRVEQLLEIKERSEEEE
- a CDS encoding patatin-like phospholipase family protein; protein product: MWIDIVFSGGGVRGFAFAGALEVLERSGYRFKRTAGTSAGAIVAALVAAGYTSEEMKRLMVEMNTRQLLDPPGLIRFPLYKWLRMYFSLGLFNGDDLEKWLLHVLKEKGVIHFSDLSDEALRVIVADVSKKKIVVFPDDLAEYGIDPGQFSVARAVRMSAGLPFFFKPVPLSYGSGQKSLMVDGGVLSNFPLWLFDRENNLPLRPFLGLQVTNKIPNNESVVKIRNAADLFRGMFTTMREARDEQTIEKLQGSNIITIPITEVKTKDLQISREERERLYQIGREEAKRFLKKWCY
- the gcvPB gene encoding aminomethyl-transferring glycine dehydrogenase subunit GcvPB → MTEENQTLIFEESKAGRTAYSLAELDVPEEPLDHLIDQDYMRTKEPEFPEVSELQLVRHYTALARRNFGVDNGFYPLGSCTMKYNPKVNEVVARLEGFSKIHPYEDESSVQGALELLYRLQMNLEEITGMDAITLQPAAGAHGEWTGLMIIRAFHEANHDFKRTKVIIPDTAHGTNPASASVAGFEPVTVRTNEKGLVDLDDLRRLADDQTAALMLTNPNTLGLFETHIRDIASIVHAAGGKVYYDGANMNAIMGITRPGDMGYDVVHLNLHKTFTGPHGGGGPGSGPVGVKKELVPFLPKPLIIRKSDGSYGLDYDRPLSIGRVKAYYGNFGILVRAYAYIRTMGAEGLRQVSKDAVLNANYLMKRLSPYFETPYKQFCKHEFVLSGSRQKKLGVRTLDMAKRLLDFGYYPPTIYFPLIVDEAMMFEPTETESKETLDAFADHMIKISEEAEKDPECVQEAPHQTVVARLDETRAARHPVLRYQPETV
- the efp gene encoding elongation factor P; translated protein: MISVNDFRTGLTIEVDGDILSVIEFQHVKPGKGAAFVRSKLRNLRTGAIQEKTFRGGEKVNTAHIDNRKMQYLYSSGDTYTFMDMNTFEQLDLDKSQIQEQLNFLKENMEVNIQSYQGETLGVVLPNTVVLEVAETEPGIKGDTASGGSKPATLETGYVVNVPFFVNQGDKLIIDTRSGLYVSRA
- a CDS encoding rhodanese-like domain-containing protein, with product MGWIILIVMIAAYFGYVFISRYLQRRYLTTLSEADFRAGYRKAQLIDVREPDEFKKGHILGARNLPLTQLKIRKAEIRHDMPIYLYDANGVRSARAAAVLKKLGYKNLFQLQGGFKKWDGKIKKS
- a CDS encoding YqhR family membrane protein, which encodes MARKVRKKKKDGTMKKAGKSLGRSAVIGFFGGLIWGFVALICYLLNFTSIGPSLLFSPFPPGAWRNGTGGQFLAVAGISVLSVPFALIYRFTLSRLKSIWAGIGTGVLLWGLVFIVLKPWLRGLPVFYRLGWNTCTTTLCLFILYGLFIGYSIAFMIQENSGRENYSNN
- a CDS encoding DUF1385 domain-containing protein — encoded protein: MSEHVPVYGGQAVIEGVMMGGKYTTVTAVRRKDHSVSYYECPKEDNPSLNTLKKIPIIRGIVAILEASGIGTKHLNFASEVYDADPAEDGIRAVQKDEKKKRSLSTILGLTAIGILTFLFSKFVFTLVPAVVASFFEPLISSNTGQVLLEGLFKIILLIGYIYLVYSQNFSKTLRCLI
- a CDS encoding SA1362 family protein — protein: MSVKTFLYSLFFSLIVALGLFGLLSSVLDNPTALLVQMVIVAIIVTVGLYLFRRLAGSAGKTADQAYKKAARQSVKRHKLATAGKKSRNLQHPSRLKVISTGSRTFRDFSRTSLREDRHLTVIDGKKAKKKKRVLF